From a single Brassica oleracea var. oleracea cultivar TO1000 chromosome C5, BOL, whole genome shotgun sequence genomic region:
- the LOC106343580 gene encoding aldose 1-epimerase — protein MADQSKNTNTPGIFELNNGSMQVKISNFGATITSLSVPDNNGKLADVVLGFDSVDPYVNGLAPYFGCIVGRVANRIKEGKFSLNGVDYTLPINNGPNSLHGGNNGFDKKTWEVAGHKKDGDKPFITFKYHSADGEEGYPGAVTVTATYTLTSATTMRLDMEAVPENKDTPISLAQHTYWNLSGHDSGNILDHRIQIWGSHITPVDQHSVPTGELLPVKGTPFDFTEEKRIGDRIGEVGIGYDHNYVLDCADQEKDGLKHAAKLRDGESSRVMDLWTDAPGVQFYTGNYVDGVVGKGNAVYGKHSGVCLETQGFPNAINQKSFPCVVVKAGEKYKHTMLFEFSA, from the exons AATACCAATACTCCTGGGATCTTCGAGCTAAACAATGGATCCATGCAGGTCAAGATCTCTAATTTTGGCGCCACCATCACCTCCTTGTCTGTCCCCGACAACAACG GGAAACTGGCTGATGTGGTTCTCGGATTTGACTCTGTGGATCCATATGTG AACGGGCTTGCACCTTACTTTGGGTGCATAGTTGGTCGTGTAGCAAATCGGATCAAAGAAGGCAAGTTTAGTCTCAATGGAGTTGACTACACTTTGCCCATCAACAACGGTCCCAATAGCCTCCACG GTGGTAACAATGGTTTCGATAAGAAGACATGGGAAGTCGCAGGACACAAGAAAGACGGTGACAAACCTTTCATCACATTCAAATATCACAGCGCCGATGGAGAAGAAG GTTATCCCGGTGCGGTTACTGTCACGGCCACATACACTCTCACGTCAGCCACGACCATGAGACTTGACATGGAGGCAGTTCCTGAGAACAAAGACACTCCAATCAGCTTAGCTCAGCATACATACTGGAACTTATCGGGTCACGACTCAGGAAACATTCTTGACCACAGGATCCAAATCTGGGGTTCTCATATCACCCCCGTGGATCAACACTCAGTTCCTACAGGTGAGCTCTTACCGGTAAAAGGAACTCCATTCGATTTCACCGAGGAGAAACGGATAGGAGATCGTATTGGAGAGGTGGGTATAGGATATGATCACAACTACGTGTTGGACTGTGCTGATCAAGAGAAAGACGGGCTGAAACACGCGGCGAAGCTAAGAGACGGTGAGAGCTCAAGGGTGATGGACTTGTGGACCGATGCTCCGGGTGTGCAGTTTTATACGGGGAACTATGTGGATGGAGTGGTGGGGAAAGGGAATGCGGTTTATGGGAAGCATTCAGGTGTGTGCCTTGAGACGCAGGGGTTCCCTAACGCGATTAACCAGAAGAGTTTCCCGTGTGTTGTGGTCAAGGCTGGTGAGAAGTATAAGCACACGATGTTGTTTGAGTTTTCAGCTTGA